The genomic DNA AGAGTAGCAGGAAGAACGTTCGGCCGGCTGCCGGCGCAGCGAAAAGCTCTCTTTCGCGGGTTGGCGACATCTCTGATCGACCACGAGCGGATCGAGACGACAATCTCGAAAGCGAGAGAGCTTCGCAGTGTTGTGGAGCCGTTGATTACGTTGGGCAAGCGCGGAGATCTCCACGCCCGAAGACAAGCGGCGAGTTACCTCTACGGTCATCGCGTCGTGATGAAGCTTTTCGGCGAAGTCGCCCAGCGATTTAAGGATCGAGCGGGAGGATATACACGAACCTTTCGCGTAGGACGTCGCCGAGGAGACGGTGCGGAGATGGCGTTGATCGAGCTGCTCCCGGTCGCGAAGCCCGCCAAGAAAGAAAAGAAACCGGACAAGGGCGAAAAAACGGCGAAAACGGCCAAAGGCGAAGAAAAGGTTTCAAAAAAGAAGACCGTCGCCGCCGAAGGATCCAAGAAAAAAGCGCCGTCCAAGAACTCGTGAGGCGAGTTCTTCTCCTCGCGCTGTTATCGTTCTTTTCGTTCGTTCCCCAACTGTACGCGGCTTGCTCCGGCCCGATCGGCGGGAAAGAAGGCCAATGCGCGCCGGACTTTTCTCTTCCCGATCGCAGCGGCAAACGGGTCAGCGTTTCGTCGTTTGAGGGGAAGGTCATCTTTCTCAATTTCTGGGCGACCTGGTGTCCTCCGTGCGTGGAAGAAATGGCCTCCTTGGAAGAAGCCAACAAGAAACTCGCTTCAGATCGTTTCGTGATGCTGGCGGTGAGCATCGATTCCGAGGGATTCCCGGTGATCGACAAATTTTTCAAGGGGAAGACTCCATCTTTCGCCGTACTTTTGGACCGCGAACACAAATTTTCCCACAAGTACGGGACCTTCAAAGTTCCTGAGACGTACATTATCGACAAAACGGGTCGCGTGCGTGACCGTGTGGAGGGCGTGCGTCAATGGGACGATCCTTTGTTTCTTCACTATATTGAGCTTCTGGAAAAACAGTGAAGATCGTCACGCTCATCACCGATTTCGGGTCGGCCGATCCTTACGTGCCGGCAATGAAGGGCGTTATTCTTTCCTACAGCGTCAATGTTCACTTGGTCGACATCAGCCACGATGTGCCGGCCCAGGATGTATTGGCGGGGAGATTGATTCTCGGAGACGCCTGGAAATTCTATCCTCCCGGGAGCATCCATTTGGGTGTCGTGGATCCCGGAGTCGGAACGGCTCGGTTACCTCTCATAATAGAGGCGGACGGCCACATTTTCGTGGGGCCGGACAACGGACTCTTCGGCTTTACTCGAACCTGCCGTCAGAAGAAATTTTGGGCCATTCGAGGCGATCTTATGTCCTTCATGAGCCCGACCTTTGCCGGGCGGGATCTTTTCGCTCACGTGGTCGGGAAGCTCGTGGCCTCGAGTTCCGTAAAGAAACTGGGATCCCCGCTGACGGATATTAAGGATCTCGCGATCGCGGAACCGAAGAAGGAGAAAAAAGGATTTCAGGGGGAGGTCATTTACATCGATCGTTTTGGGAATCTAATCACGAATATTTTGAAGAGTGACACTCTCGTGAACCCCGCCGTCGAAGTCGGACGCAGGACGATTCGGTCGATGGTTCATACTTACGGTGCGGCCAAAGACGGCACGCTCTTGGCTCTCTGGAACAGTTCGAACCGGCTGGAAATCGCGGTTCGAAACGGTTCCGCCGCACGGAGACTCCGCGCTCGGCGCGGATTGAAAGTGCTCATTCGGGAGGCGAAATCATGAAAACAGCATTTCTATTTCCCGGGCAGGGTTCGCAGGCGGTCGGAATGGGCGAGTCGATATTTTCGTCCTTCCCGACGGCAAAACGAACACGGGAGGAAGCCGACGAAGCCTTAGGATTTTCCCTTTCCGATGTGATTCGAAACGGGCCGGCGGAGAAACTTAAAGCGACGGAAAACGCTCAGCCCGCCATTTTGGCGGTAAGTGTGGCCATTGGCCGGGTTTTAATAGAGCGCGGGATTCAGCCCACGGTGTTGGCCGGGCACAGCTTGGGAGAATATTCCGCTCTGGTAAGCGCCGGCGCCCTGGGATTCGCCGACGCGGTTCGATTGGTTCGGCTCCGGGGTCGTTTTATGCAAGAAGCGGTGCCGCTGGGGCAGGGGGCGATGTCGGCCATTTTAGGCACCGAGGAAGGCCTTATCGAAGAAGTTTGCCGGCAGATTTCGGCGAAAGGAATGCAAGTGGACCCGGCGAATTACAATTGCCCGGGGCAGGTCGTGATCAGCGGAACCAAAGAAGGCGTGGCGGCGGCCGTAGACCTTCTCAAACAGCGAGGCGCTAAACGATGTGTGGCACTGGAAGTCAGCGCTCCCTTTCACTGTTCATTGCTTAAACCTGCCGCGGACAAACTGCGACCTGAATTGGAGAAAGTAGAGTGGAACGATCCCCGCATTCCTTACATAGCGAACGTGGATTGCGCCGTCGTGCGATCGAAAGGTGAAATCATTCATAGGCTCGCGGAACAGGTCTGGAGGCCGGTTCGGTGGACGCACTCCCTTCAAAAGATCTTTTTGGAATTCAAGCCGACCCGCGTGATCGAAGTGGGTCCGGGACAGGTCGTCCTCGGGCACGTGAAAAAGGTCGACGATACGGTCGAGAGATTTCCTTCGGAGACGAAGGAGGCGCTGGAGAAAATTCCGTCGGCTTGACGCGCCGGTCGGTGGAAAAAGAGCCTGC from Bdellovibrionota bacterium includes the following:
- the fabD gene encoding ACP S-malonyltransferase, whose protein sequence is MKTAFLFPGQGSQAVGMGESIFSSFPTAKRTREEADEALGFSLSDVIRNGPAEKLKATENAQPAILAVSVAIGRVLIERGIQPTVLAGHSLGEYSALVSAGALGFADAVRLVRLRGRFMQEAVPLGQGAMSAILGTEEGLIEEVCRQISAKGMQVDPANYNCPGQVVISGTKEGVAAAVDLLKQRGAKRCVALEVSAPFHCSLLKPAADKLRPELEKVEWNDPRIPYIANVDCAVVRSKGEIIHRLAEQVWRPVRWTHSLQKIFLEFKPTRVIEVGPGQVVLGHVKKVDDTVERFPSETKEALEKIPSA
- a CDS encoding SAM-dependent chlorinase/fluorinase is translated as MKIVTLITDFGSADPYVPAMKGVILSYSVNVHLVDISHDVPAQDVLAGRLILGDAWKFYPPGSIHLGVVDPGVGTARLPLIIEADGHIFVGPDNGLFGFTRTCRQKKFWAIRGDLMSFMSPTFAGRDLFAHVVGKLVASSSVKKLGSPLTDIKDLAIAEPKKEKKGFQGEVIYIDRFGNLITNILKSDTLVNPAVEVGRRTIRSMVHTYGAAKDGTLLALWNSSNRLEIAVRNGSAARRLRARRGLKVLIREAKS
- the rplQ gene encoding 50S ribosomal protein L17 → MRHRVAGRTFGRLPAQRKALFRGLATSLIDHERIETTISKARELRSVVEPLITLGKRGDLHARRQAASYLYGHRVVMKLFGEVAQRFKDRAGGYTRTFRVGRRRGDGAEMALIELLPVAKPAKKEKKPDKGEKTAKTAKGEEKVSKKKTVAAEGSKKKAPSKNS
- a CDS encoding TlpA disulfide reductase family protein, which gives rise to MRRVLLLALLSFFSFVPQLYAACSGPIGGKEGQCAPDFSLPDRSGKRVSVSSFEGKVIFLNFWATWCPPCVEEMASLEEANKKLASDRFVMLAVSIDSEGFPVIDKFFKGKTPSFAVLLDREHKFSHKYGTFKVPETYIIDKTGRVRDRVEGVRQWDDPLFLHYIELLEKQ